Proteins from a genomic interval of Sphingobacterium lactis:
- a CDS encoding C40 family peptidase encodes MKTKKLVAVMLFIGLCLFSQAQTNQKSSDPDNLAKEYFSQIMGVASNATTNTKLYQFVYEWLGTPYRLGGDSRRGIDCSKFSLAVYENVFNTTIGYNSRNQYANVTPVRKNDLQAGDLVFFKIRSRSITHVGVYLGDDKFAHASSSRGVMVSDLNEAYWKRYYYNGGRPKVEDNRIMTADANPKEKSNLN; translated from the coding sequence ATGAAAACAAAGAAACTAGTGGCAGTGATGCTCTTCATAGGCTTATGTCTATTCTCGCAGGCTCAAACGAATCAAAAGTCCTCTGATCCTGACAATCTAGCTAAAGAATACTTCTCTCAAATCATGGGCGTTGCTTCAAACGCTACTACGAACACGAAACTTTATCAATTTGTATATGAATGGTTGGGTACTCCATACCGTTTAGGTGGTGATTCCCGTCGTGGAATTGACTGTTCCAAATTTTCACTAGCGGTTTATGAAAATGTTTTCAATACCACTATTGGATACAACAGCCGCAACCAGTATGCAAATGTTACTCCAGTTCGCAAGAACGATCTACAAGCTGGGGATTTGGTGTTCTTCAAGATCAGAAGTAGAAGCATCACACACGTAGGTGTATATTTAGGCGATGATAAATTCGCACATGCCTCATCCAGCCGTGGCGTTATGGTGAGCGACCTGAACGAAGCCTATTGGAAGCGTTATTACTACAACGGCGGTCGTCCTAAAGTAGAAGACAACAGAATCATGACAGCGGATGCCAACCCGAAAGAGAAAAGCAACCTGAACTAA
- a CDS encoding TlpA family protein disulfide reductase, translated as MKPTKVLAALWLACTPLWYSCQQKSHLLNQDQTAISDSTYHSVELVERYGELTAFDEVMQLFPDQMVYVMFWKSTCEECTAEFSSIPELSTFAQKNGIVPLYISLDRDSDAKLWEETIEVNELTGKHIRANRQLAADIRERFEMESSGRNTFQVPFYIILKNGKIVKLGAESPRSKKRLQEQLQSFKIRKEA; from the coding sequence ATGAAACCTACCAAAGTACTTGCAGCCTTGTGGCTTGCCTGTACCCCATTGTGGTACAGTTGCCAGCAGAAATCGCACCTCCTCAACCAAGATCAGACAGCGATTTCGGATTCGACCTACCATTCGGTAGAGTTGGTCGAGCGTTACGGAGAGCTAACAGCCTTTGATGAGGTGATGCAGCTTTTTCCCGATCAAATGGTCTATGTGATGTTCTGGAAAAGCACGTGCGAAGAATGTACAGCAGAGTTCAGCAGCATCCCCGAGCTGAGCACTTTTGCGCAGAAGAACGGTATAGTGCCGCTCTATATTTCCCTGGACAGGGATAGCGATGCGAAGTTATGGGAAGAAACGATCGAGGTGAACGAACTGACGGGAAAGCATATCCGTGCAAACCGCCAATTGGCAGCGGATATCCGCGAACGGTTTGAAATGGAAAGTAGCGGACGGAATACCTTCCAAGTTCCCTTCTACATCATCCTTAAAAATGGAAAGATTGTCAAATTGGGTGCTGAAAGTCCCCGATCCAAAAAACGATTGCAGGAGCAATTGCAATCCTTCAAAATAAGAAAGGAGGCCTAA
- the thrC gene encoding threonine synthase encodes MQFYSTNNKDLRVSFQEAVFNSLPKDKGLYMPENIPQLDPYFIKHIQQYSFQEIAFEVAKAIIGDDIPAKDLKAIIQDAINFEAPVRFLSAETAVLELFHGPSYAFKDFGARFMSRVMGYYSKQGDQLLDVLVATSGDTGGAVALGFLGVAGTRVTILYPKGKVSKVQEEQLTTNGQNIRALEVDGTFDDCQALVKEAFNDPELNAVLRLTSANSINIARLIPQTFYYFWAYAQLKSQGMDQVVFTVPSGNFGNIGAGLLAYKMGLPVRHFVAGTNVNDTVPRFLDSGSYAPKPSVQTLANAMDVGNPSNWVRIQDLFDQDVNGLKDLVSAYTFDDEQTVAGMKDLFAQYGYVACPHTAIAYLASQAYRQAHPGEYASVFLSTAHPCKFPEAIDPDVFKAVKLPKGAEDLADKPKLAEPMKVDYTEFKQYLLNHQ; translated from the coding sequence ATGCAATTTTACAGTACGAACAATAAAGATTTACGGGTATCCTTCCAGGAAGCTGTTTTTAACTCCCTGCCTAAGGACAAAGGGCTCTATATGCCTGAAAATATTCCGCAGTTGGATCCCTATTTCATCAAACATATCCAGCAGTATTCCTTTCAGGAAATTGCCTTTGAAGTCGCTAAGGCCATTATCGGTGATGATATTCCTGCCAAGGATCTTAAGGCGATCATCCAGGATGCTATTAACTTCGAAGCTCCGGTCAGATTTCTGAGTGCAGAGACCGCGGTTCTGGAGCTCTTTCATGGTCCTTCCTATGCGTTTAAGGATTTCGGCGCTCGATTTATGAGCCGTGTAATGGGCTATTATTCCAAACAGGGCGATCAGCTTCTGGATGTACTGGTCGCTACTTCGGGGGATACGGGTGGCGCTGTCGCCTTGGGTTTCCTCGGCGTAGCAGGCACCCGCGTTACCATTCTGTATCCAAAAGGGAAAGTATCTAAGGTTCAGGAGGAGCAGCTGACCACCAATGGGCAGAATATCCGCGCCTTGGAGGTCGATGGTACCTTTGACGATTGCCAGGCACTGGTCAAGGAAGCTTTCAACGATCCGGAATTGAATGCGGTGCTGCGCCTGACCTCGGCCAATTCCATCAATATCGCCCGACTCATTCCACAGACCTTCTATTATTTCTGGGCCTACGCCCAATTGAAATCCCAGGGAATGGATCAAGTTGTTTTTACTGTTCCGAGTGGCAACTTTGGGAATATCGGCGCCGGTTTACTGGCCTATAAAATGGGGTTACCTGTTCGCCATTTCGTGGCAGGAACCAATGTCAATGATACGGTACCAAGGTTCTTGGATTCAGGCAGCTATGCGCCCAAGCCATCGGTGCAAACGCTTGCCAATGCCATGGATGTCGGTAACCCCAGCAACTGGGTCCGGATCCAAGATCTTTTCGATCAGGATGTAAACGGACTGAAGGATCTGGTGAGCGCCTATACATTTGACGATGAGCAGACGGTAGCTGGCATGAAAGATCTGTTTGCGCAGTACGGTTATGTTGCTTGTCCGCATACGGCGATTGCCTATTTGGCTTCGCAGGCGTATCGACAAGCTCATCCAGGTGAATATGCATCGGTATTCCTATCCACGGCCCATCCGTGCAAGTTTCCAGAGGCTATTGATCCGGATGTTTTTAAAGCCGTCAAGCTACCGAAGGGAGCCGAAGATTTGGCCGACAAGCCGAAATTGGCAGAGCCTATGAAAGTGGATTATACAGAATTTAAACAGTACTTATTGAACCATCAATAA
- a CDS encoding phosphoribosyltransferase family protein codes for MSSKKTLILNKDQIRQKSRRIAYQIIEDNFDEPAIVLVGIADRGYVFAQRLQKLLAEIAPDKSIELLRVNIQKSKRSLESSTDANIDIAKNKVVILIDDVLNSGRTLAYGLGVFLNVPLKRMRTAVLIDRSHHQFPVFSDYYGLKLSTILKEHVEVQLEEYDNTEDAAYLS; via the coding sequence ATGTCATCAAAGAAAACACTCATTCTTAATAAGGATCAGATCCGCCAAAAGTCTAGACGCATTGCCTACCAGATCATCGAAGACAACTTCGATGAACCTGCCATTGTACTTGTGGGCATCGCTGACCGTGGCTATGTATTTGCCCAACGTTTGCAGAAGTTGTTAGCGGAGATTGCTCCCGATAAATCCATCGAATTGCTCCGTGTGAACATACAGAAGTCCAAGCGCAGTTTGGAGTCCAGCACAGATGCAAACATTGACATCGCAAAGAATAAGGTGGTCATCCTGATCGATGATGTACTGAACAGTGGCCGGACATTGGCGTATGGCTTGGGAGTATTCTTGAACGTCCCGTTGAAGCGCATGCGTACGGCGGTACTGATCGACCGCAGTCACCACCAATTCCCCGTATTCAGTGATTATTATGGCCTTAAGCTCTCCACTATCCTTAAGGAACATGTGGAAGTCCAACTTGAGGAATACGACAATACAGAAGATGCGGCCTATTTATCATAA
- a CDS encoding class I SAM-dependent rRNA methyltransferase: MKKIILNKGKDKAAWQLHPWVFSGAIKSTVDHPKNGDIVAVFNNEDEFIAYGMYNAKSRVAVRLLEWDPSKEINEQWWRARVAKAVNKRLALLNEENDTLRLIFAEADFLPGLIADKYADYISIQVHAAGTESVKDIIVDELVQLLHPKGIYERSDLKSREYEGLPDSNGKRYGEVPPEFVEIVENGIHYQVNIVEGQKSGFYCDQRENRAITARYAKDKKVLDCFCYSGGFTLNAFRQGAQSVTSVDSSALAIETLKSNVQKNGFAADKHSAVQSDVNKYLRELGEQGEKFDLIVLDPPKYAPSRSTLEKASRAYKDLNRRGLLLLNSGGILATFSCSGAMDIETFKQVIAWAALDAGKEIQYIYQFCQPEDHPVRASFPEGEYLKGLLVRVV; encoded by the coding sequence ATGAAAAAAATAATCCTGAATAAAGGCAAGGATAAGGCTGCCTGGCAATTACATCCATGGGTATTTTCCGGTGCGATAAAAAGTACGGTTGACCATCCAAAGAATGGTGATATTGTCGCTGTATTCAATAATGAAGATGAATTTATTGCCTATGGTATGTACAATGCCAAATCCAGGGTTGCGGTTCGTTTGTTGGAATGGGATCCAAGCAAGGAAATCAATGAGCAATGGTGGAGAGCACGCGTGGCCAAAGCCGTGAATAAACGATTGGCCCTGCTGAATGAAGAGAATGATACCCTTCGTCTGATCTTTGCCGAAGCGGATTTTCTTCCGGGATTGATTGCCGATAAATATGCGGATTATATTTCCATTCAGGTGCATGCGGCCGGAACGGAATCCGTGAAAGATATTATTGTCGATGAGTTGGTGCAGCTCCTGCACCCAAAAGGAATATATGAGCGTTCGGACCTGAAGTCTCGGGAATACGAAGGCCTTCCCGATAGCAACGGGAAGCGTTACGGAGAGGTGCCGCCGGAGTTTGTGGAGATCGTGGAAAATGGAATCCATTACCAGGTAAATATCGTAGAGGGGCAGAAATCCGGATTCTATTGCGACCAACGGGAGAACCGTGCCATCACTGCACGTTATGCCAAGGATAAGAAGGTGCTCGACTGTTTTTGCTATTCCGGTGGATTTACGCTGAATGCGTTTCGTCAGGGGGCACAATCGGTGACTTCGGTGGACAGTTCGGCTTTGGCGATCGAAACCCTGAAGAGCAATGTACAGAAGAATGGCTTTGCAGCCGATAAACATAGTGCAGTGCAATCCGATGTGAATAAATATTTGCGAGAATTGGGCGAGCAGGGTGAAAAATTTGACCTGATCGTTCTGGATCCCCCGAAATATGCACCATCACGCTCCACATTGGAAAAAGCATCGCGTGCGTATAAGGATTTAAATAGAAGGGGATTGCTGCTATTGAATAGCGGTGGAATTCTGGCCACATTCTCCTGTTCGGGGGCGATGGATATCGAGACCTTCAAGCAGGTGATTGCATGGGCAGCATTGGATGCTGGCAAGGAAATTCAATACATCTATCAATTCTGCCAACCCGAAGACCATCCGGTTCGGGCATCTTTTCCGGAAGGGGAGTATCTAAAAGGACTATTGGTTCGCGTCGTCTAG
- the thrA gene encoding bifunctional aspartate kinase/homoserine dehydrogenase I, with the protein MKILKFGGTSVGSVESIKAVLGIVKKSYEAGEQPLVVLSAMSGVTNLLTKMAEDASQGKPFQDDLKDLEEKHFDVVKKLIAVKFQNPVLTRLKLLMNELEDLLQGVASLKELSNQSKDLIISYGERCSNYLVAKIMEQEIPVSEYINASYYVKTDSNFGNAHLNEPLTTQLIQALAQTHAGKLLFVTGFIGSNEEGRMTTLGRGGSDYTAAIFGSVLNASAIEIWTDVNGMLTADPRIVKKAFSLPVLSYTEAMELSYFGAKVIYPPTMVPAFMKKIPIVIRNTFEPELAGTTIQFETEKSAYPIKGISSISDVSVLNLTGSGMVGKSGFSGRLFTLLAREQINVILITQSSSEHSITFAVNPNDAQKAKLLIQNEFELELLANKLSMPVIEDNLSILAIVGEHMKRTPGMSGKLFHALGRNGINVRAIAQGSSEFNISVIINKEDLSKALNAVHDAFFAELKKTLYVFNVGTGNIGSTLFNQLHKQHDFLLEQNDVEIKVVGIANSRRMYFNTEGIDLANWKETVEQHGEVADLGSFIATMQAMNLPNCVFIDNTASKLPSTYYESIFKSNISIVTCNKIANSGDYAQYKMLHETARKHGVDFFYETNVGAGLPIVRVLKDLMMSGDRLLRIEAILSGTISYIFNNFKGDASFYDVVKKAQELGYTEPDPRDDLGGIDFMRKMLILARDAGYPIEADEVALGNILPENCLKATSVDEFYAELLKSEDYFNALKTDAAQQGKVIRYIGTLEDGKVSISLQMVDEQHPFYALSGSDNIISFTTERYKERPLVVKGPGAGAEVTAGGVFADLVNVGA; encoded by the coding sequence ATGAAAATCCTAAAATTTGGCGGGACATCCGTAGGTTCCGTAGAAAGTATCAAGGCCGTTCTTGGCATCGTCAAGAAGTCCTATGAAGCAGGAGAGCAACCCTTGGTGGTATTATCAGCTATGTCAGGTGTCACCAACCTATTGACGAAGATGGCTGAGGATGCATCACAGGGCAAACCCTTCCAAGATGATCTGAAGGACTTGGAAGAAAAACATTTTGACGTCGTAAAGAAGTTGATCGCGGTCAAATTCCAGAATCCCGTACTGACGCGCCTGAAACTTCTGATGAATGAATTGGAGGATCTGCTGCAGGGTGTAGCATCCCTCAAGGAGTTGAGCAATCAGAGTAAGGACCTCATCATCTCCTATGGCGAGCGTTGTAGCAATTATTTGGTCGCCAAGATTATGGAACAGGAAATTCCCGTCTCCGAATACATCAATGCATCCTATTATGTGAAAACGGATTCCAATTTCGGCAATGCGCACCTGAATGAACCATTGACAACGCAACTGATTCAGGCCCTTGCACAGACCCATGCCGGTAAACTCCTCTTTGTAACAGGATTTATCGGTTCCAACGAAGAGGGGCGGATGACGACCCTGGGCCGTGGAGGCTCCGATTACACAGCGGCCATATTCGGTTCGGTGCTGAATGCATCAGCGATTGAAATCTGGACAGATGTGAATGGCATGTTGACCGCCGATCCGCGGATCGTCAAGAAAGCGTTCTCCCTCCCTGTGCTTTCCTATACCGAAGCGATGGAATTGTCCTATTTCGGGGCAAAGGTAATTTACCCGCCAACCATGGTTCCCGCTTTCATGAAGAAAATTCCGATTGTTATCCGCAATACTTTCGAACCGGAACTTGCCGGAACGACCATACAGTTCGAAACGGAGAAATCGGCATACCCCATTAAAGGAATTTCCTCCATCTCGGATGTGTCGGTACTGAACTTGACTGGTAGTGGAATGGTCGGGAAATCTGGATTCAGCGGGCGTCTTTTTACGTTATTGGCGCGTGAGCAGATAAATGTAATCCTGATCACGCAGTCGTCATCCGAGCATAGCATTACCTTTGCCGTCAATCCAAACGATGCGCAAAAGGCAAAACTATTGATTCAGAATGAATTCGAACTGGAGCTGCTGGCGAATAAGCTCAGCATGCCGGTAATTGAAGATAACCTATCGATTCTCGCGATCGTAGGGGAGCACATGAAGCGCACGCCTGGTATGTCCGGGAAGCTCTTCCATGCGCTCGGGCGTAACGGTATCAATGTGCGGGCAATTGCGCAGGGATCATCAGAGTTCAATATATCCGTTATCATCAATAAAGAGGATCTCTCCAAGGCCCTGAATGCGGTCCATGATGCGTTTTTTGCCGAGTTGAAGAAAACCTTATATGTCTTCAATGTGGGTACCGGTAATATCGGTTCTACACTATTCAACCAATTGCACAAGCAGCATGATTTTCTGCTGGAGCAGAATGATGTGGAGATTAAGGTGGTCGGCATCGCCAATTCCAGAAGGATGTATTTCAATACGGAGGGCATTGACCTCGCGAATTGGAAAGAGACCGTAGAACAGCATGGTGAGGTGGCTGATCTGGGATCTTTTATTGCGACCATGCAGGCCATGAACCTGCCGAACTGTGTCTTCATCGACAATACAGCCAGCAAGCTGCCATCGACTTATTACGAGAGCATTTTTAAATCCAATATCTCCATCGTGACCTGTAACAAGATTGCGAATTCAGGCGATTATGCACAATACAAGATGCTGCATGAGACGGCACGCAAGCATGGTGTTGATTTCTTTTATGAAACGAATGTAGGTGCGGGATTGCCGATCGTACGGGTGCTGAAGGACCTGATGATGAGCGGTGACCGCCTCTTGCGCATCGAAGCGATCCTGTCCGGAACGATTTCCTATATCTTTAATAACTTCAAAGGAGATGCATCGTTTTATGATGTTGTCAAGAAAGCGCAGGAATTGGGCTATACCGAGCCTGACCCTCGTGATGACCTGGGCGGCATTGATTTTATGCGAAAAATGCTGATCCTGGCGCGCGATGCCGGTTACCCTATTGAGGCCGATGAGGTCGCGTTGGGGAATATCCTGCCGGAAAACTGCTTAAAAGCTACTTCGGTGGATGAGTTCTATGCGGAACTCCTGAAATCGGAGGATTATTTCAATGCTTTAAAAACAGATGCAGCGCAACAGGGCAAGGTAATCCGCTATATCGGAACCTTGGAAGACGGAAAGGTATCGATCAGCTTGCAGATGGTGGATGAGCAGCACCCTTTCTATGCCCTATCGGGGAGTGATAATATCATCTCGTTTACAACGGAGCGCTATAAGGAACGGCCGTTGGTGGTTAAAGGGCCCGGTGCTGGGGCAGAAGTGACTGCTGGTGGTGTCTTTGCCGATCTAGTGAATGTTGGAGCATAA
- a CDS encoding homoserine kinase — protein sequence MSIVENNIQEKRVDLARALHEVRVFAPATVANMICGFDILGFAVDKPGDEVYMERVAEPGVRIRSIKGDDGRLPLDADRNTVSACVKMLLSDLGLADQLGVEIELTKHMPIGSGLGSSSASTVAGLFAINALLGEPLSREELMPYCVEGERLACGHGHADNVAPALLGGITLIKGYSPLDIQKLPVPEELVAGIVFPQVDVPTRDARQLIKEKVALKDAVVQWGNIAGLIAGLYEKDYDLIGRSMQDVLIEPTRAILIPEFYEMKRIAMEAGALAFGISGSGPSVVAISRGAEAAQQAVDRIQAHLTAHGIDSLQFVSAVNGDGPRVLAKS from the coding sequence ATGTCAATAGTAGAAAATAATATACAGGAAAAGCGGGTGGACCTGGCCCGCGCATTACATGAAGTACGGGTATTTGCACCGGCAACCGTAGCCAATATGATCTGTGGTTTCGATATACTTGGGTTCGCCGTCGATAAACCGGGGGATGAGGTCTACATGGAGCGCGTTGCAGAGCCAGGTGTTCGGATCCGTTCGATAAAGGGTGACGATGGCCGCTTGCCTTTGGATGCCGATCGGAATACCGTGAGTGCATGTGTCAAGATGTTACTGAGCGATCTGGGCCTGGCCGATCAGCTAGGTGTTGAAATCGAGTTGACCAAGCATATGCCGATAGGTAGTGGATTGGGATCGAGTTCCGCGAGTACCGTTGCGGGGCTGTTCGCGATCAATGCCCTATTGGGCGAACCACTCTCGAGGGAAGAATTGATGCCGTATTGTGTAGAGGGTGAACGCTTGGCCTGTGGGCATGGCCATGCCGATAATGTTGCGCCGGCCCTGTTGGGCGGGATCACCCTGATCAAAGGCTATTCACCACTGGATATCCAGAAGTTGCCGGTTCCTGAAGAGTTGGTCGCTGGGATCGTATTTCCACAGGTCGACGTGCCGACGCGTGATGCACGGCAGTTGATCAAGGAGAAAGTTGCCCTGAAAGATGCCGTGGTGCAGTGGGGTAATATTGCCGGTCTGATTGCCGGACTGTATGAAAAAGACTATGACCTCATCGGACGCAGCATGCAGGATGTGCTGATCGAACCGACCCGAGCCATCCTGATCCCGGAATTCTACGAAATGAAGCGGATTGCAATGGAAGCTGGCGCCTTGGCCTTTGGTATATCCGGATCCGGACCTTCGGTGGTGGCCATCAGTCGCGGTGCTGAAGCTGCACAGCAGGCCGTAGATCGGATCCAAGCACACCTGACCGCACATGGAATCGATAGCCTGCAATTTGTATCCGCAGTGAATGGGGATGGGCCTCGTGTTCTCGCCAAATCTTAA